The following are encoded in a window of Kitasatospora fiedleri genomic DNA:
- a CDS encoding urease subunit alpha has protein sequence MSAITPHDYISVHGPRAGDRVRLGDSGLIVRVESDSQAPGDEFLAGFGKTARDGLHLKPAAVRETCDVVVSNVLVIDAVQGIRKTSIGIRAGRITGIGRAGNPDTLDGVEVVVGTGTTIVSGEGLIATAGAVDTHVHLLSPRIMEASLASGVTTIIGQEFGPVWGVGVNSPWALRHAFNAFDAWPVNIGFLGRGSSSDPAPLVEALVEGGASGFKVHEDMGAHTRALDTALRVAEEHDVQVALHTDGLNECLSVEDTLAVLEGRTIHAFHIEGCGGGHVPNVLKMAGVENVIGSSTNPTLPFGRDALGEHYDMIVSAHDLKPDLPGDAAMARDRIRAGTMGAEDVLHDLGVIGITSSDAQGMGRAGETVRRTFAMAGKMKAELGPLDGTGSYGTAEGGDDNERVLRYIAKLTINPAIAHGLSHEVGSIEVGKLADLVLWRPDHFGAKPQLVLKAGFPAYGVVGDPNASTDRCEPLVLGPQFGAHGATAADLSVAFVAQAAADSAYLDVAADQLPTRRRRVGVRGTRGIGPRSMLRNGRLGRVDVSATGLVSLDGEPLRSAPADSVSLSRLYFL, from the coding sequence ATGAGCGCCATCACCCCGCACGACTACATCTCGGTGCACGGCCCGCGCGCGGGCGACCGGGTCCGGCTCGGCGACTCGGGGCTGATCGTCCGGGTCGAGTCGGACTCGCAGGCCCCGGGCGACGAGTTCCTGGCCGGGTTCGGCAAGACCGCCCGGGACGGGCTGCACCTGAAGCCGGCCGCCGTCCGGGAGACCTGCGACGTGGTGGTCTCCAACGTGCTGGTGATCGACGCGGTGCAGGGCATCCGGAAGACCTCGATCGGCATCCGGGCCGGCCGGATCACCGGGATCGGCCGGGCCGGCAACCCGGACACCCTGGACGGCGTGGAGGTGGTGGTCGGCACCGGCACCACCATCGTCTCGGGCGAGGGCCTGATCGCCACCGCCGGTGCCGTCGACACCCATGTCCACCTGCTCTCGCCGCGCATCATGGAGGCGTCGCTGGCCTCCGGGGTGACCACGATCATCGGGCAGGAGTTCGGCCCGGTCTGGGGCGTGGGCGTCAACTCGCCCTGGGCGCTGCGGCACGCGTTCAACGCCTTCGACGCCTGGCCGGTCAACATCGGTTTCCTGGGCCGGGGTTCGTCCTCCGACCCGGCCCCGCTGGTGGAGGCGCTGGTCGAGGGCGGCGCCTCCGGCTTCAAGGTGCACGAGGACATGGGCGCGCACACCCGGGCACTGGACACCGCGCTGCGGGTCGCCGAGGAGCACGACGTCCAGGTCGCCCTGCACACCGACGGGTTGAACGAGTGTCTGTCGGTGGAGGACACCCTCGCGGTGCTGGAGGGCCGGACCATCCACGCCTTCCACATCGAGGGCTGCGGCGGCGGCCACGTGCCGAACGTGCTGAAGATGGCGGGCGTGGAGAACGTCATCGGCTCCTCCACCAACCCCACCCTCCCGTTCGGCCGGGACGCGCTGGGCGAGCACTACGACATGATCGTCTCCGCCCACGACCTCAAGCCCGACCTGCCCGGCGACGCCGCGATGGCCCGGGACCGCATCCGGGCCGGCACCATGGGCGCCGAGGACGTGCTGCACGACCTGGGCGTCATCGGCATCACCTCCTCCGACGCCCAGGGCATGGGCCGGGCCGGCGAGACGGTGCGCCGCACCTTCGCGATGGCCGGGAAGATGAAGGCCGAACTCGGCCCGCTGGACGGCACCGGCTCGTACGGGACGGCCGAGGGCGGCGACGACAACGAGCGGGTGCTGCGCTACATCGCCAAGCTGACCATCAACCCGGCCATCGCGCACGGCCTCTCGCACGAGGTCGGGTCGATCGAGGTCGGCAAGCTGGCCGACCTGGTGCTGTGGCGCCCCGACCACTTCGGCGCCAAGCCGCAGCTCGTCCTCAAGGCCGGCTTCCCCGCGTACGGCGTGGTCGGCGACCCGAACGCCTCCACCGACCGCTGCGAACCCCTGGTGCTGGGGCCGCAGTTCGGCGCGCACGGGGCCACCGCCGCGGACCTCTCGGTGGCGTTCGTCGCCCAGGCCGCCGCCGACTCCGCCTACCTGGACGTCGCGGCCGACCAACTCCCCACCCGCAGGCGGCGGGTGGGCGTGCGCGGTACCCGCGGCATCGGGCCGCGCTCGATGCTGCGCAACGGCCGGCTCGGCCGGGTCGACGTCTCCGCGACCGGACTGGTCTCGCTGGACGGCGAGCCGCTGCGCTCGGCGCCCGCCGACTCGGTCTCGCTCAGCCGCCTCTACTTCCTCTGA
- a CDS encoding agmatine deiminase family protein: MPAEWHPHRRTWMAFPTANPTFDGAEQLDAARRAWAEVANTVVRYEPVTLVVNTGEAEAARRYLSAEVEIVERPLNDAWMRDIGPSFLIDGNGEVAAADWVFNGWGAQSWARWDKDQDVAEHVTDLAGVRRFASRLINEGGGIHVDGEGTVLVTDTVQLGEGRNADWTREQVEAELHAHLGTSKAIWLPRGLTRDYDEFGTRGHIDIVAAFVRPGTVVVHSQPDPAHPDHAVCRELADLLRTATDARGRTLEVIELPAPTVLWDEDGEPVDYSYINHYVANGVVVLCAFDDPRDEQAKAILEKAYPGRTVELVDAREIFANGGGIHCITQQQPRA; the protein is encoded by the coding sequence ATGCCCGCCGAGTGGCACCCGCACCGGCGCACCTGGATGGCCTTCCCCACCGCCAACCCGACCTTCGACGGCGCCGAGCAGCTCGACGCGGCCCGCCGCGCCTGGGCCGAGGTCGCCAACACGGTCGTCCGGTACGAGCCGGTCACCCTGGTGGTGAACACCGGCGAGGCCGAGGCCGCCCGCCGGTACCTCTCCGCCGAGGTGGAGATCGTCGAACGGCCGCTCAACGACGCCTGGATGCGCGACATCGGCCCGTCCTTCCTGATCGACGGGAACGGCGAAGTGGCCGCCGCCGACTGGGTGTTCAACGGCTGGGGCGCGCAGTCCTGGGCCCGCTGGGACAAGGACCAGGACGTCGCCGAGCACGTCACCGACCTGGCCGGCGTGCGGCGCTTCGCCTCCCGGCTGATCAACGAGGGCGGCGGCATCCACGTCGACGGCGAGGGCACCGTCCTGGTCACCGACACCGTGCAGCTCGGCGAGGGCCGCAACGCCGACTGGACCCGCGAGCAGGTCGAGGCCGAGCTGCACGCCCACCTGGGCACCAGCAAGGCGATCTGGCTGCCGCGCGGACTGACCCGCGACTACGACGAGTTCGGCACCCGCGGCCACATCGACATCGTCGCCGCCTTCGTCCGCCCCGGCACCGTGGTCGTCCACTCCCAGCCCGACCCGGCCCACCCCGACCACGCCGTCTGCCGGGAGCTCGCCGACCTGCTGCGCACCGCCACCGACGCCCGGGGCCGCACCCTCGAAGTGATCGAACTCCCGGCGCCCACCGTGCTGTGGGACGAGGACGGCGAGCCGGTCGACTACTCGTACATCAACCACTACGTGGCCAACGGCGTGGTCGTGCTGTGCGCGTTCGACGACCCGCGCGACGAGCAGGCCAAGGCGATCCTGGAGAAGGCGTACCCGGGCCGCACCGTCGAACTGGTCGACGCCCGCGAGATCTTCGCCAACGGCGGCGGCATCCACTGCATCACGCAGCAGCAGCCGCGGGCCTGA
- a CDS encoding GntR family transcriptional regulator, which yields MTGSGPSAYLQVAEQLRDRIASGEYPPGSQLPSLADLRAQYGFSHGVGQSAYRLLEQEGVVLAKQGRGYFVRDQEPPRPLVRHAGATGPDTTGLAEQGVTPSWRSQSTTEAASPAIAERLGIAPEDPVMHTSYVYLVDGEPGYLAESWEPMAVTGQALIVLPEAGPYSGIGIAARMARIGIEVGEPVEQVSARNLTRAEAQALTLLPGVPALAIRRTHYDRATGRPVETADLVLPGERWATRYGRPPGA from the coding sequence ATGACCGGCAGCGGGCCCTCCGCTTATCTCCAGGTCGCCGAGCAGCTCCGCGACCGGATCGCCTCCGGCGAATATCCGCCGGGCAGTCAACTCCCGTCCCTGGCCGACCTGCGGGCCCAGTACGGCTTCTCGCACGGCGTCGGCCAGTCCGCCTACCGGCTGCTGGAGCAGGAAGGCGTGGTGCTCGCCAAACAGGGGCGCGGCTACTTCGTCCGGGACCAGGAACCGCCCCGTCCGCTGGTCCGCCACGCCGGTGCCACCGGACCGGACACCACCGGCCTCGCCGAACAGGGCGTCACCCCCTCCTGGCGCAGCCAGTCCACCACCGAGGCCGCCAGCCCGGCGATCGCCGAACGCCTCGGCATCGCACCCGAGGACCCGGTGATGCACACCTCGTACGTCTACCTGGTCGACGGCGAGCCCGGGTACCTCGCCGAGTCCTGGGAGCCGATGGCCGTCACCGGCCAGGCCCTGATCGTGCTGCCCGAAGCCGGGCCGTACTCCGGGATCGGCATCGCCGCGCGGATGGCCCGCATCGGCATCGAGGTCGGCGAGCCCGTCGAACAGGTCAGCGCCCGCAATCTCACCCGTGCCGAGGCCCAGGCCCTCACGCTGCTGCCCGGCGTCCCCGCCCTCGCCATCCGCCGCACCCACTACGACCGGGCCACCGGCCGTCCCGTCGAGACCGCCGACCTCGTCCTGCCCGGCGAACGCTGGGCCACCCGGTACGGCCGCCCGCCCGGCGCCTGA
- a CDS encoding TetR/AcrR family transcriptional regulator, translating to MAQPRTRRPARPREEVYAAARAAIAEHGLARLTMAGLGEQLGMSAGHLLYYFGSKDQLLLETLRWSEAQLGERRGRALARREDPVLERLDRYLELYLPEGPGDPRWILWIEVWSRSPGTAELRQGQLDIEAPWQDDLTALLAEGRATGLLPAPGATPARAAQLRALLDGLAVPLAIGLPATTRDGALAQARSAAHALLGLPA from the coding sequence ATGGCGCAGCCGCGCACCCGCCGCCCGGCGCGCCCTCGCGAAGAGGTCTACGCCGCCGCCCGCGCCGCGATCGCCGAACACGGCCTGGCCCGGCTCACCATGGCCGGCCTCGGCGAACAGCTCGGCATGAGCGCCGGACACCTCCTCTACTACTTCGGCAGCAAGGACCAGCTCCTGCTGGAGACCCTCCGCTGGAGCGAGGCCCAGCTCGGCGAGCGCCGCGGCCGCGCACTCGCCCGCCGTGAGGACCCCGTCCTCGAACGGCTCGACCGCTACCTGGAGCTGTACCTCCCGGAGGGCCCCGGCGACCCCCGGTGGATCCTGTGGATCGAGGTGTGGAGCCGCTCCCCCGGCACCGCGGAGCTGCGCCAGGGCCAGCTCGACATCGAGGCCCCCTGGCAGGACGACCTCACCGCCCTGCTCGCCGAGGGCCGCGCCACCGGACTCCTCCCCGCCCCCGGCGCCACTCCCGCCCGCGCGGCCCAACTGCGCGCCCTGCTCGACGGCCTCGCCGTCCCGCTCGCCATCGGCCTGCCCGCCACCACCCGCGACGGGGCCCTCGCCCAGGCCAGGTCCGCGGCGCACGCCCTGCTGGGGCTGCCCGCCTAG
- a CDS encoding aminoglycoside phosphotransferase family protein, whose translation MSETRHSPPDGRAGIDAGLVRRLLRAQFPQWAELPVVPVAVDGWDNRTYRLGERMTVRLPTHAAYVPAVEKENTWLPRLAPSLPLPVPQVLGRGEPGEGYPHPWSVRGWIDGETAAAGHIADLPRFAESVAEFILALHRCDTTGGPLAGAHSFYRGASPAHYDEETRRCLAALGGYVDTAHAAEIWDEALAAEWTGPPVWFHGDLAEGNLLVSGGELSAVIDFGTCGVGDPACDLVLAWGLFTGPSRAAFRRAVGQDEGTWARARGWLTWKALLVLAESVESVESARKAGSPAAAGSARAETSLRVLAEVMADHRRA comes from the coding sequence ATGAGCGAGACGAGGCACTCCCCGCCGGACGGCCGGGCCGGGATCGACGCCGGGCTGGTGCGTCGTCTCCTACGAGCCCAGTTCCCGCAGTGGGCGGAACTCCCGGTCGTGCCGGTGGCGGTGGACGGGTGGGACAACCGCACCTACCGGCTCGGCGAGCGGATGACGGTGCGTCTGCCCACGCACGCCGCCTACGTCCCGGCGGTGGAGAAGGAGAACACCTGGCTGCCACGCCTGGCGCCGTCCCTGCCGTTGCCCGTCCCGCAGGTGCTGGGCAGGGGCGAGCCGGGCGAGGGGTATCCGCATCCTTGGTCGGTGCGCGGCTGGATCGACGGGGAGACGGCGGCGGCGGGACACATCGCCGACCTGCCCCGGTTCGCCGAGTCCGTGGCCGAGTTCATCCTCGCCCTGCACCGGTGCGACACCACGGGCGGGCCGCTCGCAGGTGCGCACAGCTTCTACCGGGGGGCATCGCCGGCCCACTACGACGAGGAGACCCGGCGCTGTCTCGCCGCGCTCGGCGGGTACGTGGACACCGCGCACGCCGCCGAGATCTGGGACGAGGCCCTGGCCGCGGAGTGGACGGGCCCGCCGGTGTGGTTCCACGGCGACCTCGCCGAGGGCAACCTGCTGGTCTCCGGCGGCGAGTTGAGCGCCGTCATCGACTTCGGCACCTGCGGCGTCGGCGACCCGGCCTGCGACCTCGTGCTGGCCTGGGGACTGTTCACCGGCCCGAGCCGGGCGGCGTTCCGGCGCGCCGTGGGGCAGGACGAGGGCACCTGGGCGCGGGCCCGCGGCTGGCTGACCTGGAAGGCACTGCTCGTCCTCGCCGAAAGCGTCGAGAGTGTCGAGAGCGCCAGGAAGGCGGGCAGCCCGGCGGCGGCCGGTTCCGCCCGGGCGGAGACGAGCCTGCGGGTCCTCGCCGAGGTGATGGCCGACCACCGACGCGCCTAG
- a CDS encoding protein phosphatase 2C domain-containing protein, which yields MAVDGARFAGTTLRAVSIRGDSARYRGEPRTDALLTVRFGEGEEALVLTVLAAPARRANAQWGSVAAGEAARQLAAAIGRSRAELAADLRAGARDRLRYGLQRIALQAVVQLRSAAETAAYETAHEAAQHGEGDGTSGLPPEETASLHCLLMSADPAATHRAAFGTGPGGLYLLRSGHWIDAYAARLLHHPDGQPPLPPAAPPAPRPFRFRLVPATSGDILLLCTPGLAAPIAEEPAVAHFLSSHWAHPHPPGTVDFLRQIQVRAKGYADDRTAAAVWTE from the coding sequence ATGGCCGTCGACGGGGCCCGGTTCGCGGGCACCACGCTGCGGGCGGTGTCCATCCGCGGCGACTCGGCCCGCTACCGGGGCGAGCCGCGCACGGACGCCCTGCTCACCGTCCGGTTCGGCGAGGGCGAGGAGGCGCTGGTGCTCACCGTGCTGGCCGCGCCCGCCCGCCGGGCCAACGCCCAGTGGGGGTCCGTCGCGGCGGGCGAGGCGGCCCGGCAACTGGCCGCCGCGATCGGCCGCAGCCGGGCCGAACTCGCCGCCGACCTGCGGGCCGGGGCCCGCGACCGCCTGCGCTACGGCCTCCAGCGGATCGCCCTCCAGGCCGTGGTGCAGCTGCGCAGCGCCGCGGAGACGGCCGCCTACGAGACGGCGCACGAGGCCGCGCAGCACGGGGAGGGCGACGGGACGTCCGGGCTGCCGCCGGAGGAGACCGCCTCGCTGCACTGCCTGCTGATGTCGGCGGACCCGGCCGCGACCCACCGCGCCGCGTTCGGCACCGGCCCCGGCGGGCTCTACCTGCTGCGCTCCGGGCACTGGATCGACGCCTACGCCGCGCGGCTGCTGCACCACCCCGACGGGCAGCCGCCGCTCCCGCCGGCCGCGCCGCCCGCGCCCCGGCCGTTCCGCTTCCGCCTGGTCCCGGCCACCTCCGGCGACATCCTGCTCCTGTGCACGCCGGGCCTGGCCGCGCCGATCGCCGAGGAGCCGGCCGTCGCCCACTTCCTCTCCAGCCACTGGGCGCACCCGCACCCGCCGGGCACCGTCGACTTCCTGCGCCAGATCCAGGTCCGCGCCAAGGGCTACGCGGACGACCGCACCGCGGCCGCGGTCTGGACGGAGTAG
- a CDS encoding DUF3105 domain-containing protein translates to MGSASKQSNPTGPTGKQPKPGSKSAQQADRRARIAELRAVEQRRERRNKLLTIGISSALVLAMIGGGTWLALDAKDKNDKKKAAAAAAADAAQKAKDDAAKADIPGLQTFGKFTQNHVQTDVKYPQTPPVGGDHNPVWQTCMGNVYDKPVKNENAVHSLEHGAVWVTYNGKATPEDIKTLSDKVKATPYSLMSPYPDEQGTITLTAWSNQLIVDSASDPRIDTFFAKFVQGPQTLEQGASCSSGAM, encoded by the coding sequence ATGGGTTCCGCCTCGAAGCAGTCCAACCCCACCGGCCCCACCGGCAAGCAGCCCAAGCCGGGCAGCAAGTCCGCCCAGCAGGCCGACCGCCGGGCCCGGATCGCCGAGCTGCGCGCCGTCGAGCAGCGCCGCGAGCGCCGCAACAAGCTCCTCACCATAGGCATCTCGTCCGCCCTGGTGCTCGCCATGATCGGCGGCGGCACCTGGCTGGCGCTGGACGCCAAGGACAAGAACGACAAGAAGAAGGCCGCCGCCGCGGCCGCCGCCGACGCCGCGCAGAAGGCCAAGGACGACGCCGCGAAGGCCGACATCCCGGGCCTCCAGACCTTCGGCAAGTTCACCCAGAACCACGTCCAGACCGACGTGAAGTACCCGCAGACCCCGCCGGTCGGCGGCGACCACAACCCGGTCTGGCAGACCTGCATGGGCAACGTCTACGACAAGCCGGTCAAGAACGAGAACGCGGTGCACTCGCTGGAGCACGGCGCGGTCTGGGTCACCTACAACGGCAAGGCCACCCCCGAGGACATCAAGACACTCAGCGACAAGGTCAAGGCCACCCCGTACAGCCTGATGAGCCCGTACCCGGACGAGCAGGGCACCATCACGCTGACCGCGTGGAGCAACCAGCTGATCGTGGACTCCGCCAGCGACCCGCGGATCGACACCTTCTTCGCCAAGTTCGTGCAAGGCCCGCAGACCCTGGAGCAGGGCGCCAGCTGCAGCTCGGGGGCGATGTGA
- a CDS encoding DUF305 domain-containing protein has protein sequence MAAVVALGLGVPALVSGSTPASGSSATASTAPAAPGTDSAEAGFARDMAMHHQQAIDMSFIVRDRTQDEAVRGLAFDIINTQANQRGMLMGFLDQWGLSQNSNAKPMTWMGHTYEAHDGSLMPGMATNTELDKLRSLSGRDAEVFYLQLMIKHHQAGAEMAQAYVDAGTNAPEKRLAQGMVDAQHAEIQLMTDMLTERGAQPAP, from the coding sequence CTGGCCGCCGTGGTCGCGCTGGGGCTCGGCGTCCCGGCGCTGGTCTCCGGCAGCACCCCGGCGTCCGGCAGTTCGGCGACCGCCTCGACGGCCCCGGCCGCACCGGGCACCGACTCGGCGGAGGCCGGGTTCGCCCGCGACATGGCGATGCACCACCAGCAGGCCATCGACATGTCGTTCATCGTCCGGGACCGCACCCAGGACGAGGCGGTGCGCGGCCTCGCGTTCGACATCATCAACACCCAGGCCAACCAGCGCGGCATGCTGATGGGCTTCCTCGACCAGTGGGGCCTCTCGCAGAACAGCAACGCCAAGCCGATGACCTGGATGGGGCACACCTACGAGGCGCACGACGGCTCGCTGATGCCCGGCATGGCGACCAACACCGAACTGGACAAGCTCCGTTCGCTCAGCGGCCGGGACGCCGAGGTGTTCTACCTGCAGCTGATGATCAAGCACCACCAGGCGGGCGCGGAGATGGCCCAGGCGTACGTGGACGCGGGGACCAACGCCCCCGAGAAGCGGCTCGCCCAGGGCATGGTCGACGCGCAGCACGCCGAGATCCAGCTGATGACCGACATGCTCACCGAGCGCGGCGCCCAGCCCGCTCCCTGA
- a CDS encoding MFS transporter yields MAEPVAASRLLDTLRLAERPRPRAVARWPHAHWLAVGTVCLGAFLGQLTASVTSLVFPALEERFDAAFAAVEWVSLAYLLVLVALLAPVGRLSDLVGRKAMYLGGFAVFAAASLGAGLAGNLGVLVACRAVQAVGGAMMQANSVALVARGVPERAMRTALGVQAAAQALGLALGPTLGGLLVAHASWRWAFWVNVPIGALGVLTGWFLLPRTFPDGRRPARAAREGRFDLAGLLLLAASSTALLLALSTASGLPLPGWAVAGLPVAAAAGALALVRRERRADRPIIPPGLVNTPGIRAGLLVALSGYLLLFCPLVLEPVVLAGRGTTATAAGAAITALPAAFALAATAGGALLPRRWNDAARCRCGALTAATGLLALAALPAPGPWTTAAALLPTGYGLGLLLPANNALVMRAIPAQSSAVGGGLVNMVRSLGTALGTALPVLAVHQAGTAAGGRAVPLLLAVVAALAVRLCRD; encoded by the coding sequence ATGGCTGAACCCGTGGCCGCCTCCCGGCTGCTCGACACCCTGCGACTCGCCGAACGCCCCCGCCCCCGGGCCGTCGCCCGCTGGCCGCACGCGCACTGGCTGGCGGTCGGCACCGTCTGCCTGGGCGCGTTTCTGGGGCAGCTCACCGCCAGCGTCACCTCGCTCGTCTTCCCCGCGCTGGAAGAGCGCTTCGACGCCGCGTTCGCCGCCGTCGAGTGGGTCTCGCTGGCGTACCTGCTGGTACTGGTCGCGCTGCTGGCCCCGGTCGGGCGGCTGTCAGACCTGGTCGGCCGCAAGGCGATGTACCTGGGCGGGTTCGCGGTGTTCGCGGCGGCCTCGCTCGGCGCCGGGCTGGCCGGGAACCTGGGCGTCCTGGTGGCCTGCCGGGCCGTGCAGGCGGTCGGCGGCGCGATGATGCAGGCCAACAGCGTCGCCCTGGTCGCCCGCGGCGTCCCCGAGCGGGCGATGCGCACCGCGCTCGGCGTGCAGGCCGCCGCCCAGGCGCTCGGCCTGGCGCTCGGACCGACCCTCGGCGGGCTGCTGGTCGCGCACGCGTCCTGGCGCTGGGCGTTCTGGGTCAACGTGCCGATCGGAGCACTGGGCGTGCTGACCGGCTGGTTCCTGCTGCCGCGCACCTTCCCGGACGGCCGCCGCCCGGCCCGCGCCGCCCGCGAGGGACGGTTCGACCTGGCCGGACTCCTGCTGCTGGCGGCCTCCTCCACCGCGCTGCTGCTCGCACTGTCCACCGCCTCCGGCCTGCCGCTGCCCGGCTGGGCGGTGGCCGGGCTGCCGGTCGCGGCTGCCGCCGGGGCGCTCGCGCTGGTCCGCCGGGAACGCCGCGCCGACCGTCCGATCATCCCGCCCGGCCTGGTCAACACCCCCGGCATCCGGGCCGGCCTGCTGGTCGCGCTGAGCGGCTACCTGCTGCTGTTCTGCCCGCTGGTCCTGGAACCCGTCGTCCTGGCCGGACGCGGCACCACCGCCACCGCCGCGGGCGCCGCGATCACCGCGCTGCCCGCCGCGTTCGCCCTCGCCGCGACCGCCGGCGGCGCGCTGCTGCCCCGCCGCTGGAACGACGCGGCCCGCTGCCGCTGCGGCGCGCTCACCGCCGCCACCGGGCTGCTCGCCCTGGCCGCGCTGCCCGCACCCGGCCCGTGGACGACGGCCGCGGCGCTCCTGCCCACCGGCTACGGCCTGGGGCTGCTGCTACCCGCCAACAACGCCCTGGTGATGCGGGCGATACCCGCCCAGAGCTCGGCCGTCGGCGGCGGGCTGGTCAACATGGTGCGCAGCCTCGGCACCGCACTCGGCACCGCGCTCCCGGTCCTGGCCGTCCACCAGGCCGGGACGGCGGCGGGCGGCCGGGCCGTCCCGCTGCTGCTCGCGGTGGTCGCCGCGCTGGCGGTCCGACTCTGCCGGGACTGA
- a CDS encoding MarR family winged helix-turn-helix transcriptional regulator translates to MSSQPQPVPQPPGPVDAGADALAGAQQLTDVITRLRRALRSSIRSEFPWEALPMAQVELLQTLAASPLRVGELAARQRLAPNTVSGLISKLLEAGLVDRQPDPGDRRTARIALTEAGHQQLRDWQSAHERRLATALESLAPTDREAVMRALPGLDRLAHSLAGTDPTR, encoded by the coding sequence ATGTCCTCGCAGCCCCAGCCCGTCCCGCAGCCGCCCGGACCCGTGGACGCGGGTGCCGACGCGCTCGCCGGGGCCCAGCAGCTCACCGACGTGATCACCCGCCTGCGCCGGGCACTGCGGAGCTCGATCCGATCCGAGTTCCCCTGGGAGGCGCTGCCGATGGCCCAGGTCGAACTCCTCCAGACCCTCGCCGCCTCCCCCCTGCGGGTCGGCGAACTGGCGGCCCGCCAACGCCTCGCCCCGAACACCGTCAGCGGCCTCATCTCCAAGCTCCTGGAGGCGGGCCTGGTCGACCGCCAGCCCGACCCGGGCGACCGCCGCACCGCCCGGATCGCCCTCACCGAAGCCGGCCACCAGCAACTGCGCGACTGGCAGAGCGCCCACGAACGCCGCCTCGCCACCGCCCTCGAAAGCCTCGCCCCCACCGACCGCGAAGCCGTCATGCGCGCCCTCCCCGGCCTCGACCGCCTCGCCCACTCCCTCGCGGGCACCGACCCGACGCGGTGA